The following proteins are co-located in the Leptospira selangorensis genome:
- the pilM gene encoding pilus assembly protein PilM — protein MFLYEKFLTVDYGTNSVKGVLFQRVAGNLTLLRAETMPISRMEEKEYETNVLRFINTYFAEEHAIVLSLSLDRLFVREISIPLTTEKAVREVIPFEIESRVPFPMETVEVLGSVWRIDQEKSDVITYTSHHSEFDTLASPFLESSLVFRGIFVDSVCLGSVISKHLHKEIQFANVAQLDIGGKKSILNVTKDGKIAHTRFLSVGGDTLTEEISKTLKIPKDKAEALKTSIQFEPFHSPEDGLNLFAKEYKLKIADIKKAFVISQEFFTSLSEEVRRSFLSLEETERPEAIYLSGEGSKVRDLESFIGENLGIQARRYDFLSADPDRFATCYGMAYHLIQSKKAKIDFLETPYVKRLNKNLFDISIFKPHIILSSVSFVLLIGVFFLGIISDKRKLAAANKILAEKVKSSTGSSVPSNRDPIEFAKSLRDGAERKTELYRKYLSKPSVLDVLHEISLKFPDPGMQPFLFQSITYDNGSVSIQGAVNEISEIGKVQDSLARSPMFKNVKLDSNRPNFGLKTFKVSFVIKMEVTSKIEEND, from the coding sequence ATGTTCTTATACGAAAAGTTTTTAACCGTAGATTACGGTACAAATTCCGTAAAGGGTGTTCTGTTCCAAAGAGTGGCAGGGAACCTGACTCTACTCAGAGCAGAGACCATGCCCATCTCCAGAATGGAAGAAAAGGAGTACGAAACAAATGTACTTCGTTTTATAAATACCTATTTTGCGGAAGAACATGCTATCGTACTATCTCTTTCTCTAGACAGACTTTTTGTAAGAGAGATCTCTATTCCATTAACCACCGAAAAAGCGGTTAGGGAAGTGATCCCGTTCGAAATTGAAAGTAGGGTTCCTTTCCCTATGGAAACTGTAGAAGTTCTAGGTTCTGTTTGGAGGATAGATCAGGAAAAATCGGACGTAATCACTTATACTTCTCATCATTCAGAGTTTGATACATTGGCTTCTCCTTTTCTGGAATCAAGCCTCGTATTTCGTGGGATCTTCGTGGATTCAGTATGTTTGGGCTCCGTTATTTCCAAACATTTACATAAAGAGATACAATTCGCAAATGTTGCTCAGTTAGATATCGGTGGCAAAAAATCCATCTTGAATGTTACCAAGGACGGAAAGATCGCTCATACACGTTTTCTTTCCGTAGGGGGAGATACTCTAACTGAAGAAATTTCTAAAACACTAAAAATCCCTAAGGATAAAGCGGAAGCTTTAAAGACCAGCATCCAATTCGAACCTTTCCATTCTCCGGAAGATGGCCTAAACTTATTCGCAAAAGAATATAAACTCAAAATAGCGGATATTAAAAAGGCATTTGTTATCTCTCAGGAATTTTTCACATCCTTAAGCGAAGAAGTTCGCAGAAGTTTCCTTTCATTAGAAGAAACTGAAAGACCGGAAGCAATTTATCTTTCTGGAGAAGGAAGTAAAGTCAGAGATCTGGAATCCTTTATAGGCGAGAACCTTGGGATCCAAGCCAGAAGATACGATTTCTTAAGTGCAGATCCTGATAGATTCGCTACCTGCTATGGGATGGCTTATCATCTGATCCAATCTAAAAAAGCCAAAATAGATTTTTTAGAAACTCCTTATGTAAAAAGGCTTAATAAAAACTTATTCGATATAAGCATATTTAAACCTCATATTATTTTAAGTTCAGTATCTTTCGTACTTTTGATCGGAGTATTTTTCTTAGGGATTATTTCTGATAAAAGAAAGCTTGCAGCCGCCAATAAAATCTTGGCTGAAAAAGTGAAATCCAGCACAGGCTCCAGTGTTCCTTCTAACAGAGATCCTATAGAATTTGCGAAAAGCCTAAGAGATGGTGCAGAAAGAAAAACGGAACTTTATAGAAAGTATCTTTCCAAGCCTAGTGTATTGGATGTTCTACATGAGATTTCCTTAAAATTCCCTGATCCTGGAATGCAGCCATTCTTATTCCAAAGTATTACGTATGATAATGGTTCTGTTTCTATCCAAGGTGCGGTAAACGAGATCTCTGAAATCGGAAAAGTACAGGATTCATTAGCTCGTTCTCCAATGTTCAAAAACGTAAAATTAGATAGTAACCGTCCGAATTTCGGACTTAAAACATTTAAAGTATCCTTTGTGATTAAAATGGAGGTGACCTCTAAAATCGAAGAAAACGATTAA